In Colletotrichum destructivum chromosome 1, complete sequence, the sequence atcgtcgtcgaagcctggctgccgtcatcgtcgtcgtcgtcctcctcctcttcagcgCCGGACGGTGGTTGGAACGAGCGGTTCTTGGCCGTCGGGGGCGGGGGgtacgccgccggccgcatcTGGCTGAGCTACGGCGCCATgatcggcgccctcgccgacggctACGCCACGGTTACCACGGACGCCGGCCTAGGATCCTCAGAGGACCCTACCCCCTGGGCCCTCCTCAGCCCCGGCAACGTCGACCTGTACTGCCTGCAGAACCTGGCCTACGTGTCCCTGTACGACCAGGTATGTAGCATATTCCTGCCTTTGTCGAGCGCCTTTTGCGCGGTTCAGCCtcttgtggtggtggtagtggtggtgttATAATTTCACATACAATCCCCAGAGAATTGGTTGCTGACACTGGCACAATTTTCACCCAGGCGGTCATCGGCAAGTCCCTCGTCAAGAGCTTCTACGGCCGCGACCCGGCGTACTCGTACTGGACCGGCTGCTCCCAGGGCGGCCGGCAGGGCCTCGCGCTGGCCCAGCGGTACCCGGACCTCtacgacggcatcgtcgccggcgcgcccGCCATCAACTGGACCCGGCTGTTCGCCCACATCCACTGGCCGCAGCAGGTCATGAACGAGCTGGGCGCGTACCCGTACCCGTgcgagctcgacgccatcgtcaGGGCCGCTGTGGCCGCGTGCGACggggccgacggcgtcgtcgacggcgtcatctcggacgccggcgcgTGCCTTGACGCCTTCGAccccttctccctcgtcGGGACGCAGACGGCCTGTCCGCAGGCCGGCGGGGCCGACAAGACCATCAGcgaggccgcggccgtcgtcgttaACGCCACGTGgcgcggcgtcgtcaccgccgacggcgagagCATCTACCCGGGGATCCTGCCGGGGGCGGACCTCACGGGCAACCTGAACGGGCTGGGCGGCATCGCGGGCACGAGCTGCGACGCGGACGGCTGCGCGGGGGCGCCCGTGGTGCTCGGCACCACGTGGTTCCAGCTCTTCCTGGCCAAGGACGCGAGCTTCCCGCTCGGAAACATGACGCGCGAGCGgttcgacgagctcgtccaCCGGGGAGAGCAGCAGTACCAGTCCATGCTGGACACGGCCGACCCGGACCTGCGGGCCTTCAAGGCTGCGGGGGGCAAGATGGTCTCGTTCCACGGTCTCGTGAGTTCCGCCTCCACCGACTCCCCTTCCTCTATCTTCTCCACTCCCTTACCTTTTTCGAGTCTTCCCCCACTCGTAGTCTTGTAGACGAACCCAGCTGACTGAAATCGCACGCAAAACAGACCGACAACGTCATCCCGCCTGCCGGAATAGCGGCGTACTACGACGCCGTGGCGGGCGTCACCCCGGACATCCGGGATTTTTACCGGCACTTCG encodes:
- a CDS encoding Putative tannase/feruloyl esterase, alpha/Beta hydrolase, with product MVLTLAQNCVPGAFDPSVFGASVLALEANLVTNYSASAPEGVRFTSPAAELRNATFCNVTVTYTHPGQGDRIVVEAWLPSSSSSSSSSSAPDGGWNERFLAVGGGGYAAGRIWLSYGAMIGALADGYATVTTDAGLGSSEDPTPWALLSPGNVDLYCLQNLAYVSLYDQAVIGKSLVKSFYGRDPAYSYWTGCSQGGRQGLALAQRYPDLYDGIVAGAPAINWTRLFAHIHWPQQVMNELGAYPYPCELDAIVRAAVAACDGADGVVDGVISDAGACLDAFDPFSLVGTQTACPQAGGADKTISEAAAVVVNATWRGVVTADGESIYPGILPGADLTGNLNGLGGIAGTSCDADGCAGAPVVLGTTWFQLFLAKDASFPLGNMTRERFDELVHRGEQQYQSMLDTADPDLRAFKAAGGKMVSFHGLTDNVIPPAGIAAYYDAVAGVTPDIRDFYRHFEAPGLAHCYGGASGPPTGLFSQLRDWVENGAAPPERTPVRVAVVDEEAAKTTTHERILCAYPQTAALDGGCGDPSRTECWSCAGEARVS